GCTAGGTCAAGTGAAGCGCACCTCTGGGATTAACAGGCCTCAGGAGGGgcggttatttttattttcttaaaattaattctttttctctactgaattttctttattcagttaTAATTTGTGAACAATAACATAGACAAATCTTAAAGGTACAGACTGATCACattttacatatacacatgtatgtatgttctatacatacacatgtgtgtaaatataaatatgtgtgtgcgtgtgcgtgtgtgtgtacctcCATATCCATGTGACCACCCCCTGGATCAAGATCTacagaattctattttttccacAAAATAACACCTACCCTAACTGTAAATTCGTTACttttttgggaaattttttaaCCAGAGATCAGTTTTTTTCCTTGAACTTATATAAGTGGGGATCTCAGTATGTCCTCTTTTGTGTCTAACTCCTTTTGCTCAACGGAACATCCATGGGATGCCTCCATGTTGTTGTAGTAGTACCTCTTTCTTCTCATGGCTTCCTTTGCATTGTGTATACACAATTTGGTTAACCGTTctcctactgatggacacttgccCTGTTTCCAAGTTTAAGCTAATATGAAtcaggctgctataaacattactGAAGTAGTCTTTTGTAGCTATATGCACCCATTTCTCTGGGATACACTCCCCGGTGTAGGACTGCTGGGTCATGAGGTGTGTTCATGTTTCATTCTGGTGGACGTTGGCGGTTTTTTCAAACACGCTTTGAGACTTCTCTAGTTCTCTCTCCTAGTCTTTCGGCCCTGCTACCACCTAAAGGATCTCCCTTCTGCTTCTGTGATCAGGCCTGTTTCCTGACTTGCATTTCTCTCTGCAGGACAAGAAGAGGGAGCCACCCCTCCTGGAGGCTCACAAGATAATGGAGGTCCTACAGACTGCCAGATCTTTACactcacccctccaccccctaGGAGGAATCCGGTGACAAGGATCCAGCTCGTCACAAGGACCCCCAAGtgtccctttcatttttttccatggcAAGGGCCTAGTGTCCACTTTAGGTTTCCACACATACCTTTCCTTCCTCAGAAGTGCAACCACCGGTTTCCATTTCGTCCATTTTTTTGGCCACATGGTCGCCTTACTcctcattataaatattttcccaggGGAAGACTCTGGAGAGGAAGCTCATCTGAGGAAAGCAGATAGAAAAGAGAAGCCCCAAATATGCTGAAGCAAAAGAAGCCAGTGCCTCAGAGGAGACTATAAACagatttctgctttcttcttccaAACTCAAACAACTGGACTTGAAGTACCTTAAACACCACAGAGTAGAAGTTGTTTTTCTTGTCAGCAGGGAAGATATCGGTTTATAGGTTATTCAAGTTTGCAAAATGGGAGCAATAACTGCATTACCCTTATCCCCAACTTTTGAAGATCACAGGATATTGAtgcaaataaaatcctaaaagggGTAGTTCCAAGAATTCCTCTACATACTGAGATGCCAGAAGAATCAGCTCTGTCTTCTAAATTCaagtgaaaaacatttaaataaattgatataaACCAATGAAGACAGTAATGACACCCTTTTTATTCACTGGAAAACTTACAGAGCAGGGCGCATTTACAAAGTGAACTAAAGGAAATTGTAGAAAACTGATAGTTTTATTCTCTATTTGGCAATGGTGTGGCTAGTGgttattcatttattgtttcaCTGAGGTGTAACTGACATtacattatattagcttcagatgtGCAATGTGatgattccatatttgtatatattgcaaaataatcaccGCAATAAGTCCAGTTAGCAACCattaccatacatagttacaattttttttcttgtgaggacTTTCTAGATccactcagttttcttttttttaagattatttatttatttgtttatttgtttatttattttgacagagacacagcgagagagggaacacaagcagggggagtgggagagggagaagcaggcttcctgccgagcagggagcccgatgtgggtctcgatcccaggaccctgggatcatgacctgagccgaaggcagacgcttaagactgagccacccaggcgccccgccactCAGttttctaacaacaacaacaaaagaattatAAACAGTAAAGCGAAACAAAGTTACAGGGAGTCTAAGAGAATACCTTGAAAATGTCATAAACCAAACTACCTAccttaaaaaactatttttaactgTGATATCTAAAGTTACTTTAATGTTGACTTTTTAAGCAACCCcctcctctctcactgtttctcccATTATCATTGTATGGATACTAGTTTAGATTATATAGTTCCCCTAAAACTTTCGACACGGGTCTAGGCCCAACAGTCAGATTAAAAGTTTACATGGATGTTCTGGTAACTCTAGAGCTCCACAGACATAAGTTCACTCAGCTATAGGAAGCCAAGGGTgcaacagaaataataaatcCCACTGACTGCATTCGTTGGGTATCACTGTAGCCATTCCGTAAAATGCTGCCTCCTGTTTGTGCCACTCACCTTGCCTGTAACATAGAAACGTGGCTTTTGCATATGAGGTCAGTGGTTACACCTGTTCCTCCCAGGTGCAAAAGTTGCTGCGGTGCAGATACTTcgacaaagggaaaaagggaacaTAAAGACGTGAGGACGCTGGGAGTGTTGCCTGGGAAACGGAGAGACCGAGAAAATCACCATGCTGTTTTGctatatgaaaagataaaaaggaaaaaaacaaattatttccttCACTCACTTCATAGCAAACTTGCTTATAAGGACAGATATTTGCTTCAAAATTACAGGCTTAAATAAAACCTGTATTTGAAATCCTCGCTAAAAAACTCGAATTTTGTAATGTATTTGCTCtctcatttgctttctttctgatTAGTTGGAGCATAACCAGAAAAGGGCCAATCTATGGacacctatgtggctcagtcggttgagcatccaactctttttttttttaagattttatttatttatttatttatttgagagagcgacaatgagagacggagagagagcacatgagaggagggagggtcagagggcgaagcagactccctgccgagcagggagcccgatgcgggacccgatcccgggactccaggatcatgacctgagccgaaggcagtcgcttaagcgactgagccacccaggcgccctgagcatccaactcttgatttcggctcaggtcatgatctcgaggttgtgggactgagccccaggtcaggctccacactcagcatggagtctgcttaagacttctttccctcaaaaaaaaaaaaaaattatttccctctccctctgcccctcccccactcatgtgctcctgtgctcgctctctcaaataaaatctttaaaaaagaaagaaagagggagggaggggggagagagaaggaaggaaagaagggagggagggaggaaggaaggaaggaaggaaggaaggaaggaaggaaggaaggaaggaaggaaggaaggaaggaaggaaggaaggatgaaaagGGCCAATCTAGGGCAAACTTGAAGACAGGGAAAGGTTCGTGTTTGAATCTCACCTCCCTTTCTGGGCCCCCTCTATTCCAGCATGCTCCCCCGCTCCACTACTCGCCCCTCACCTAAGTATTCCATGTGCTCACAGGGCCACCAGCTGCCCAAATGAACTTGCTTGGACTGGGCTTTCTCTCCCCAGACATTAGAACTTCTGTAATCCAAAAACTCAACTGCTCTGAAATCTAGTCCATGAAGACCTCACTGGTTGATAACATAAACCTCAGGAGACTAAGACAAACTGAAGCTTAGCAGCTTCACTCTTTCACTCACTGCATCTGTTATAGAAAGCAGGCTGCTCCTGTAGGGTTTTGTAACAAGGACTGTTTTCAAAATAAGTCTGGGTATAATTGCATCATTCCTCACCCTTGAACATGCATAGAGTTGCCTATATGAGAAGTAGCCTACACCTGTAATTAAAAACACATGCCTTCATGACTTAAAAAATGCATCCTTTTGCCTAataaattgttctttaaaaatacagtgatggggcacctgggtgactcagttggttaagcatctaccttcagctcaggtcatgatcccagggtcctggcatagAGTCCCTGcttcaagctccctgctcagtagggagtctgcttctcccacccccactgaccctccccccatgctctctttctctcaaatgaataaataaaatcttaaaaaaaaaatatatatatatatatatatatatatatatatatatatatatatatatatagtgatgcCGGGGCATGGGCTCTGCCCTCCACATGGAGtatgcttaggattttctcttcctctccctctgcccctcttcccactcccccactccttccccaccccccaataaataaataaatctttaaaaaaatagtgatgcCTAGCAGGTGTATTGACTCAGGGGGAGAACACTCTTCATCACTAATACTTCaaagtgaatttatttatcagatatgttcctcttaggggcgcctgggtggctcagttggttaagcgtctgccttcggctcaggtcatgatcctggagtcccacgttgggctccctgctcagtggggagcctgcttccccattccctctgctgctccccttgtttgtgcttgctcactctctctgtcaaataaataaataaaatctttaaaaaatatatatgttcctCTTAGTATATAGGTGTTATTTGCTGCTTTTGAAGCAGTGGAAGGGTGTGATAACTCTTACATGCATCTTTGCTTTGTGGTGTGAACAGCTATGCAAGTCTAAAGTTCCAATTATGCTAAAGAGGCATAACCTGAACCTAATCATCAGACAAACCCAGACTGAGGAACATTTACAAAACACCTGCTGtgtaatcattaaaaatgtaGATGTCATGGTGGACAAAGTTTAAAGGAGATTAAAGAgctatgaggggcacctggctggctcagttggaagagcatgtgactcgaactcaaggtagtgagttcaagccccatgttgggtgtagaggttacttacttacttaaaataaataagattaaagagACAAGATAATTAAATGTAACATGTGGTCCtagaagtgggaaggagaggagagattgCCAGAAAAGAAATTATTGGGACAACTGGCACAATTTTAATGTGGACCATGAATACATGGTCCATAGGTAATAGGTATTACCTATTCCATAGGTAATAGCCTATGTCAGtgttaaattttctgaatttgataattatgtaagaaaacattcttacataaaaatatgaagtatttgAAGGTAAAGGAGTATGATTTCTGCAACTAAATCTCAAATTATTCAGGAGGCAGCCAAACCAGGAGAGGAAGAACACGCAGGCTGCATGGGGTTTGCTACTGAATGATTGGTTTGTGGTACATTAAAACTCTGGGGTTTGCTAAGCTCctgattaaaaatgaagaattttctgCTCTCTTTCAGAGAGCGGACTTACTTTATAAATGTTACCTTATGGCATCTGGAAA
The sequence above is a segment of the Zalophus californianus isolate mZalCal1 chromosome 2, mZalCal1.pri.v2, whole genome shotgun sequence genome. Coding sequences within it:
- the ODAPH gene encoding odontogenesis associated phosphoprotein, coding for MARRLCFSYWLLACWVVVTVAEGQEEGATPPGGSQDNGGPTDCQIFTLTPPPPRRNPVTRIQLVTRTPKYFPRGRLWRGSSSEESR